Below is a window of Dromiciops gliroides isolate mDroGli1 chromosome 5, mDroGli1.pri, whole genome shotgun sequence DNA.
ATCCAAAATGGTCTTTTCTGAGTAATTCCCAGTGACTGGCTGTTGGAAAATCTGGTATTTCCTTACAAAAAATATGATGCATATCAAAATAGATATCAATAGAGAACATAGTAGTAGCCAGGGGACCAATCTGGAAATTCTCCATTTCAGCCAGAGGAAGATTGCGTGAGTGAAGGAAGAAATTTTCACACAATAGAAAACAGCAAGCCAGGTGGTAAACCAGAATGTAGCAACATTAGTAAAAATCCAGAAAATATCAAGATATAAACATCTGTCAGTTGgagagaaatatgtatagaagTTGCTAAAAACTGCTGCCCACTGTAGAAAGAGGCGGGAGATGCCCAGACTGGCCAAGATCATGTCACCGGGGGGAAGGGTCCAACATGTCACCCATTCCCTACCCAGCACTATGATGATGAAACCATTTTCTATAATTGCTATCACAGACTCTAGGAGAAACAGGAtcatgaagaaaagaatgagtaGGCTGGGCATTCTTTCTCTGCTGAGCATCTTCTGAGACTCAGGTATTCCAGGACACCAGAAAGGATCCAATAGCAGGCCAGACTCTCCAAGGATTCAGCAGCTCTCTTTGCTTTATGCAGGAACCAAGGTGAAGGAAAATACGGAGGACTAGGAGGACACTATGTGTGCCTAATGTGCATTAGAAAAGAATCCTACCAACTCTATGGATGCAAATCTGAGAGATCAGTCACTGAACCCACTCTCTATTTGTTTATTCTAGATTTGCCTGTCCCTTACCCAGAGCAAGAGGCAAGGAAATATCTAGTTATAGGCTACTTATCCTAGCACCTTTTAAGAATTCTCCAAAAATGCATACTTCTTCCCTGTCCATGCTGCTTCCCTCCCTTAAGTCTACCTATAAAAGGGaagaactcaccaccaatgaaggggAAATTAAGACActtgttaggagctattttgcccaattatttgacaataaatttgaaaatctaaatgaaatggatgaatacctacaaaaatattgcccagattaacagaagaaataaaatatttaaataactgaattttacttttttataatacacatttttatttaaagttttgagttccaaattctctctctccttccctccttttcctcacccctccctgaggtggtaagcaatcagatttaggttatatatatatgcaattatataaaacattaacatattagtcacttgtataaaaactcaaataaaataaaaaataaaagaaattgaaaagtagCATGGTTCAGTCAGTGtccaatcaataccagttctttctttggaggtggctagTATGCTTCAGCATTAgtccttgggattttcttagatcattttattgctgagaatagttaagccattcacaattcttcatcaaacaatattgctgtcactgagcacaacattctggttctgctcacttcgctatacattagctcatacaagtctttccaggcttttctgaaatcatcctccttgtcatttcttatagcacaataagaaACTATCACTATCATATAACACAGTTTGTTtacccatttcccaattgatgggcattcctttgatttccaattcttagccaccacacacgcaaaaaagagctgctataaatatttttgtataagtaggtctttttctcttttgggggatgtctttgtgatataaacctaacagtggtattgctggatcaaaggatattcacagttttgtagcctttggggcatagttgtAAATTGCTCTGAAAATtggttggattaattcacaactccatcaacaatggattagcttccccattttcccatataacttccaacatccaatattttccatttttgttatatttgccattctgatacaTGCCACTgatacctcagtgttgttttattttgtatttctctgatcgatagtgatctagagcattttttcatatgattatagatagctttgatttctttgtctgaaaacttcctgttcatgtcctttgatcatttgtcagttggggaagagctcatcaattcttatagtacaatagtattatatcacaatcatataccacaatttgtttaaccattccccaattgatggaatccctgtaatttccagttcttttccaccaaaaagaaaactgCTATAACTTTTTAGAACATAgaagttattttccattttccctaattatcttctGAAATAGACCAATGGCATTGCTGGGTCCAAGGGCATATATAGGTACTTTAATATCTCTTTGGGTagaattccagattgctctccaaaatggttggatcaattcacaattccaccaacaatgaattagtgtcccaatttttccacatcccctccaacatttgtaactttccctttctatcattttagccaatctgataaagggaaaatgatatctaaggctgaatttaaaGTCTTCCTGACAACAAGTCCATCACTCTGTCCACTTGGGAGAGGTGCAAAAGAATGAGTCACAAGATTGTTTTAGCCCTGTCCACCATAAATTCATGCCCAATTTACATGGGCCATCCATCACTACTGCTCAGCAAAGCTATTTTTTCATCCTTCGCTGATCTCTTAGAGTATTCCCCACAATGACTATTCCAAAATGTCTCTGTTATTCAAGCCCTTAATTcaaccccttctctctcttctcaccttCTACTTTGTTAAGGGAAACAACCAAGCATTGACTCCATCAGCTTTATCTTCCTTGCTTCAGTATTCCTTCTTCTTCTAAAGATTAAAAATGTTGAAACcacaaaacaaatattatttttgttatttaagaGGGAAGTGGAAATATCAAGGCCAATCCAAAAATAGGCAATATATTTTCAGATCTGAGATCACTTTGTTAGTTTAGGAATATAAAAATATCATGTAAAACTTGGTTTGTTAATAAATTTTCCATAATTGGTCTATTATATTTTCATGTAAGTTTaagataataattacaaaatgaTTCCTTGAACTCACCTCtagaaatttccattttattacaAATTGCAGCTATCAGGGGCTGAACTTTAAGGAAGTCTTAGTTTCAGACTAACTTGTCTAATAAAtttggcattccatctcccacctcaggGCCTGCATTCAGCCCTCATGCCTTAGGATAGCTGTAGTCTTATCTCTCTGTCATGATCCTTATCTTCCCTGCTAGTGCTAGTCTCTCCAGAAGTCACTTctaatttgtatttaaatatatacaggctctatgtaagtttcttgagggcagggacttctatttttgtctttgtaagccTAGGGTCCCCCACTGTGGTTTACCTatagaaagcacttaacaaatgtttgtcaaacttggatttaaatctcaaaacaaaaaaaaaagaatggattatcTTTTTTTGGTCTGCCTGTCTGCCACTCTAGCAGTCACAGAAGTTTGTTTTCATAAGAAACCTAAAAatataaaaggaggaaaaaagtaataaaaacttGGCCACATTGAACTCTAATAAATCAAATCTTAGCTGTCACTAAAAGCAGCTTCTGCTTCATCTACTAGTTAATTTTTATCTTCTTCCCAAAATTCTGAAACCTGAAGATGTGCCCAAACTGAGCATATTTTCAACCACTTTCTCTAGTCTTTCAAATGTTAGCTCATTTCTTAGTGACACCATAAGGTAGTATCAAGCTCAACAGCCTTAGAgccagaggatgtgggttcagattctggctctgcttttcttgttgttcagtcattttcagacCTGTCCAACTCTTGTGACCCCagttaggattttcttggcaaagccactggaatggtttgccatttccttctcctacatCTGTTGTGTGGCCTTTGGTAAGAGCTTGTACTTTTCTtcatctcactttcttcatttgtaaaaacagaGGGCATCAAGTAcatgatttctaaagttccttccaggtctaagtcCTATTAACCCAAGACCTAGGATCACTGGAAAATGAGATTCTCTGAAACACTGTTCGTTGGACAACCCTTGTTGGGTTAGGAATCTATGGAGAAGAGGGGGCAGATAATTGAGGGAAAGATGGTGAAGATATCCTTCACCCTAGGAGAAGTATACCCTAGATTATACCCTGGACAgatttttttgtctctctctctgaaggaattaattcaattcaataaccatttgttaaacacttactttGGGTGTGTGgatataaataaggaaaagacAGCCCTGCCTTAATAAAAAGTATTTGCAATCTTATGGAGAATTGCtgttgttcttccttcattctcaaagaggaccaatgacattaggaggctgatgtcttgacttgcaagtgaattagatttaagtgaggcagagctgtgcaaagtcatcagccccactctctcctccacagtcatcagcgtccagtggcaagatgactggcaatgacctGGTCCTCCATGACAATGGAgaaaaacaatatagaaaaggaagctaaaaggggaggaggggcaaGGAGAAGGTAGCCATGCCCAGGAACATGATGTTGGTAGAGTCAAACAAAGTAgcacaaatagaagaaaatgaagagctgCCTGGGAATTTTGAGTCTTTGTTGAatggaggctttgggaggagttggTGCCCCACTGTCCAACCTTCTAATTAAAAGGGTagagttaggtggtgcagtggataaagcaccatccttgggttcaggaggacctccattcaaatctgacctcagacacttgacaatagccattttaccctggacaagtcacaacccacattgcccccccccccaaaaaaaagggttttgccttccttctgaacagttttcagatgaagaaatcaaagctatttgttgccattatgaaaaaatgctatgaatcactattgatgagagaattgcaaattgaaacaactctgaagtacaacctcacacttatcagattggcaaatatgacaaaaaaaaggaaaataataaatgttgaagaagattggaaaaattaggacactaatgctttcttggtggagttgtgaactaatccaaacattctggagagcaatttggaactatgcccaaagggttatgtggctatatataccctttgacttaATAATacagtactaggtctgtatcccaaagagataattaaaaagaaaaaaggacccacctgtacaaaaatatttatagcagatctttttgtagtggcaaagaattggaaattgagaggatgcccatcaattggggaatggctgaacaagttgtggtatattaatgtaatggaatagtattgtgctataaaaatgatgatcagacagatttcagaataacctggaaagacttatgtgaactgatgctgagtgaagtgagcagaacccggAGAACATTGTAAAGTAACAGTAACATtgcgtgatgatcaactgtgatagatttagctattctcaacaatacaatgatccaacacaattccaaaggtctcatgatggaatatgaatgtatattgtaccatattatttctacttttgtttttcttttttgaggtgtttcccttttgttctaattcttctttcacaacatgaataatgtggaaatatgtttaatgttattgtacatatataatctatatcagatttctttctgtattggggaggaggaggaaaggggggaagagagaaatatttggaactcaaaatgttataaaaacaaatgttgaaaactatatttacatgtaactggggaaaatgctattaagattgaaaaaaagagggggcggctaggtgacgcagtggataaagcatcagccctggattcaggagtacctgagttcaaatccggcctcagacacctgacacttactagctgtgtgaccctgggcaagtcacttaacccccattgccccgcaaaaaaaaaaaaaaggttgaaaaaaagaagaaagtactaGGAAAGAGCATTACAGAAAATAAGTCCTCTGTCCCAAAGAAACTTACAGTTTAATAAAGATATCAGGTTAGATGGGGCCTGGCTAAAGTATGCTACTTCTCCCTCCCAGCTAAGAATGAAGAAGGTTCCAAATTTCATTCAATTTaaactcaattcaataagcatccaTTAAGCATTTCACTATCTCCATCTCAACCATGGGGCACATAGTGAGTCTCTGAGTAAGTTTCTTAGTTCTCCAGCACTACCTTccttcttcacacacacacacacacacacacacacaccccattacTCAAGTTatattttttgaattatttttttatctcAGTTTTATTTGGTTCTGTGACTTCCATAAATCAGTAATTTTGCCCATTTTATCTAGTTTCAAGAGATGTAAAAAAAATACCTCAATTCAAAcctaagaaagttaaaaatatagggaatgggggcggagccaagatggcggagaggaagcagcaagctgcctgagctctccttctgttccctcaaaaagaacattaaatcaagcctctggacagattctgaaactacagaacctgcaaagagacagaaagacatcgtcctccaaccagagataatttagaagacttcaggaaaaggtcagtctgactcgggcaaaagggaggcccagcacagggcagcaaccccgcgccgagggggtcggggcaagtcagcaggagctgcaggccacagccgaacaactgaggcccctggaacctggttcaaaaatctggtggccaagaaggacagtggaaaaacctacctgcaccagccgggagggccacgaacgggtcaggcgggatcagatgccgagatcgggcgcctggctggctgagcgcaatcagacagaaagtgcagggcgggggatctccacacaccataaaggcctcagagtaaaaagccggtcacatagcacctatacccctgcacaagaagcccaaaacagggaccctggtgcccccagagcagacctcaacttaaaaaataaataaataagctgcgataatgagtaagaagcaaaaaagagccctctccattgagagcttctgtatcagtagggaagaagccaacacaaactcagatgaggacaatagcctcaaattgcctacatctgaagcctcacaagggaaggtgaactggtctcaagaacaaaaagccttcctggaagagctcaaaaaggattttaaaaatcaattgagagagttagaagaaaaaatgaggagagaaatgaaagcaaaacaagaaaactatgaaaaaagaatcagcagcttggaaaaggaagcacataatttcactgaagaaaacaaagccttaaaaaattcatttggccaaatggaaaaaaaaggtgcataatatcattgaagaaaagactgccttaaaaaattcacttggccaaatgaaaaaaaaaggtgcataatctcactgaagaaaacaataccttaaaaaattcatctggccaaatggaaaaaaagatgcataatctcattgaagaaaacaatgccttaaaaattaaaatgagacagttggaagataaggaatccatgagacactgggaatcagtcaagcaaaatcaaaaaaaggaaaaaatagaagaaaatgtgaaataactcattggaaagacaactgacctagaaaacagatccagaagagacaatttgagaatcattggactgcctgaaagccatgatcagaaaaagaatctagacaccatattccaggaaattattaaggagaacttccctgatattataaaatcagaggataaaattgtcattgaaagaatccaccgatcacctcctgaaagagaccccaaaaggaaaactccaaggaatgttgtagccaaatcccagaactatcaggtgaaggagaaaatactccaagcagccagaaagaagcaatttaagtatcatggagccacagtcaggattgctcaggacctggcagcttcaaaattaaaggactgcaagacttggaatatgatattctggaaggcaaaggagcttggattgcagccaagaatctattatccagcaaaaatgatcattctctttcaggggaaaagatggacattcaataacatTGGGGACTtttaaggtttcctgatgaaaagaccagatcggaatagaaaattcaatcttaacatacaagactcaagagaagtt
It encodes the following:
- the LOC122727624 gene encoding taste receptor type 2 member 16-like translates to MPSLLILFFMILFLLESVIAIIENGFIIIVLGREWVTCWTLPPGDMILASLGISRLFLQWAAVFSNFYTYFSPTDRCLYLDIFWIFTNVATFWFTTWLAVFYCVKISSFTHAIFLWLKWRISRLVPWLLLCSLLISILICIIFFVRKYQIFQQPVTGNYSEKTILDDKIHTFQKYFFLPMQIFVLLIPFVFFLVSTILLISSLYRHLGNMQNHNAGLQDPSMQVHITALRSIFFFFILYISYLLPLLITATGPLSVCSSQFWVWEVVTYAGISIHPAFLILNSSKLRRALKKMLHEPQAA